A region of Sulfitobacter faviae DNA encodes the following proteins:
- a CDS encoding MaoC family dehydratase, whose translation MLDNMPRGTICIEDIEIGMSRHLRKVVTDMDIELFAQVSTDRNPVHLDDDYARETIFEGRIAHGMLTAGLISAVIGEQLPGHGTIYLGQSLKFLGPVRPGDMVLAEVTVTDMDIAKRRVKMDCRCTVDGKPVLAGEATVLAPSAKLD comes from the coding sequence ATGTTGGACAATATGCCACGCGGGACGATCTGCATCGAAGATATCGAAATCGGCATGTCGCGCCATCTGCGCAAAGTCGTGACCGATATGGATATCGAACTTTTCGCGCAGGTCTCGACCGACCGCAACCCGGTGCATCTGGATGACGACTATGCCCGCGAGACGATATTCGAGGGGCGCATCGCACATGGGATGCTGACTGCCGGGCTGATCTCGGCGGTGATCGGGGAACAGCTGCCCGGTCATGGCACGATCTACCTTGGGCAATCGCTCAAATTCCTCGGCCCCGTGCGCCCCGGCGATATGGTGCTGGCCGAAGTCACCGTGACCGACATGGACATCGCCAAACGCCGCGTGAAAATGGACTGCCGCTGTACGGTCGACGGCAAACCCGTGCTGGCCGGAGAGGCCACGGTGCTCGCGCCCTCGGCCAAGCTCGACTGA
- a CDS encoding manganese-dependent inorganic pyrophosphatase, translating into MTTLVFGHKSPDTDSTGSPIVWAWYLNEIKGIPAKPVLLGEPNTEALFMLDKWDLEKPEILTELEADTKVVIVDTNNPAELPDNINDADITGIIDHHRLVAGLETRGPIEINIQPLACTATIMYKMIGKDWAQAPRGVKAAALSCILSDTLEFRSPTTTQEDRAIAHDIAQDLGVDITDYAAEMFAAKSDVSSFSEAELLRMDSKGFDLDGTNLRVSVLETTSPAPLLERKDALMAEMPKVAEADGAAQVLLFIVDILKEEATLLVPNDMVKHIAEQSFGAEVSGDTVVLPGVMSRKKQIIPNLKM; encoded by the coding sequence ATGACAACGCTTGTTTTTGGCCATAAATCCCCCGACACCGACAGCACCGGCAGCCCGATCGTTTGGGCGTGGTATCTCAATGAGATCAAAGGCATCCCCGCCAAACCCGTCCTGCTGGGCGAGCCGAATACCGAAGCGCTGTTCATGCTCGACAAATGGGACCTCGAAAAGCCCGAGATCCTGACCGAGCTTGAGGCCGACACCAAGGTTGTCATCGTCGACACCAACAACCCCGCCGAACTGCCCGACAACATCAATGACGCCGATATCACCGGCATCATCGACCACCACCGTCTGGTGGCGGGGCTTGAGACGCGCGGCCCGATCGAGATCAACATCCAGCCCCTCGCCTGCACCGCGACGATCATGTACAAGATGATCGGCAAGGACTGGGCGCAGGCCCCCCGCGGTGTGAAGGCCGCGGCCCTGTCCTGCATCCTGTCGGACACGCTTGAGTTCCGCAGCCCCACCACCACCCAAGAAGACCGCGCCATCGCCCATGACATCGCGCAGGATCTCGGCGTCGATATCACGGACTACGCGGCCGAAATGTTCGCCGCGAAATCCGATGTGTCCTCCTTCAGCGAAGCGGAACTGCTCCGCATGGACAGCAAGGGCTTCGACCTTGATGGCACCAACCTGCGCGTGAGCGTGTTGGAAACCACCTCCCCCGCGCCGCTGCTCGAGCGTAAGGACGCGCTGATGGCCGAGATGCCCAAGGTGGCCGAAGCCGACGGTGCCGCGCAGGTGCTTTTGTTCATTGTCGACATTCTGAAAGAAGAGGCGACGCTCTTGGTGCCCAACGACATGGTCAAACACATCGCCGAGCAGAGCTTTGGCGCTGAGGTCTCCGGCGACACGGTCGTGCTGCCCGGTGTGATGAGCCGTAAAAAGCAGATCATCCCGAACCTCAAGATGTAA
- a CDS encoding response regulator, with protein MKTTPAKFLIVDDDKVSVMAMQRAMRKLKIVNETAVCHDGQQALEFLAEEVKRHGRLPPYIITLDLNMPRMGGLEFLEVVRADPALERMVVFVFTTSDMPTDVQSAYSKNVAGYIVKENPSETFANALDMLNTYARIVELPS; from the coding sequence ATGAAAACGACGCCCGCGAAATTTCTTATCGTCGATGACGACAAAGTCAGCGTGATGGCCATGCAACGGGCGATGCGCAAATTGAAAATCGTCAATGAGACGGCGGTTTGCCATGACGGCCAGCAGGCGCTTGAGTTTCTGGCGGAGGAGGTGAAGCGGCACGGGCGATTGCCGCCCTATATCATCACGCTCGACCTCAATATGCCGCGCATGGGCGGGCTTGAGTTCTTGGAGGTCGTCCGGGCCGATCCCGCCTTGGAGCGTATGGTGGTTTTCGTCTTCACGACCTCCGACATGCCCACGGATGTGCAATCGGCCTATAGCAAGAATGTCGCGGGCTATATCGTGAAGGAGAACCCGTCAGAGACCTTTGCCAATGCACTCGACATGCTGAACACCTATGCGCGGATTGTGGAGCTGCCCAGTTAG
- a CDS encoding ribose-phosphate pyrophosphokinase: protein MPRTSEPKLISGNANMPLAKAIARRMSLHRGVNVGLVDARVERFNDGEIFVEVYENVRGEDMFIIQPTSNPANDNLMELMIMADALRRSSAARVTAVLPYFGYARQDRRTKARTPITAKMVANMLTGSGIERILTMDLHAAQIQGFFDIPVDNLYASPIFALDIKDAFKDRMDELMVVSPDVGGVARARELAKRINSPLSIVDKRREKAGEVAEMTVIGDVKGKTCLIVDDICDTAGTLCKAAEVLLENGAKEVHSYITHGVMSGPAVERVANSVMKSLVITDSIAPTPAVKKAPNIRIVPTAPMFAQAILNIWNGTSVSSLFEAETLGPIYDGMYAAS, encoded by the coding sequence ATGCCACGCACTTCAGAACCTAAACTGATCTCAGGCAATGCCAATATGCCGCTTGCCAAGGCCATCGCGCGGCGCATGTCGCTGCACCGCGGCGTCAATGTCGGCCTTGTCGATGCACGGGTCGAGCGGTTCAACGACGGCGAGATTTTCGTCGAGGTTTATGAGAACGTGCGCGGCGAGGATATGTTCATTATCCAGCCCACGTCGAACCCCGCGAACGACAACCTGATGGAACTGATGATCATGGCCGATGCGCTGCGCCGATCCTCTGCCGCGCGGGTCACTGCGGTGCTGCCCTATTTCGGCTACGCCCGTCAGGACCGCCGCACCAAGGCGCGCACGCCGATCACCGCCAAAATGGTCGCCAACATGCTGACCGGCAGCGGGATCGAGCGGATCCTGACCATGGACCTGCACGCCGCGCAGATCCAAGGCTTCTTCGACATTCCGGTCGACAACCTCTACGCCTCCCCGATCTTTGCGCTGGATATCAAGGACGCTTTCAAAGACCGTATGGATGAGCTGATGGTCGTCAGCCCCGACGTCGGCGGTGTGGCCCGCGCGCGTGAACTGGCCAAGCGGATCAACTCCCCCCTGTCGATCGTCGACAAACGCCGCGAGAAAGCGGGCGAAGTGGCCGAGATGACCGTGATCGGCGATGTGAAGGGCAAGACCTGCCTGATCGTGGACGACATCTGCGACACCGCGGGCACGCTCTGCAAAGCCGCCGAAGTGCTGTTGGAGAACGGCGCCAAGGAGGTGCACTCCTACATCACCCACGGCGTCATGTCCGGCCCGGCGGTCGAACGTGTGGCCAATTCGGTCATGAAATCGCTGGTCATCACCGACAGCATCGCGCCGACCCCCGCGGTTAAGAAAGCGCCGAACATCCGCATCGTGCCCACCGCGCCGATGTTCGCCCAAGCGATCCTGAACATCTGGAACGGCACCTCCGTCTCCTCGCTGTTCGAGGCGGAAACGCTGGGCCCGATCTATGACGGGATGTATGCCGCGAGCTAA
- a CDS encoding H-type lectin domain-containing protein — translation MKRLRSHTIGVDNGDVMLFSEFEDGGSMWTGHGQRERRRRINFSEPFREPPHVQVTMSLWDIDASTVTRADICAEAVTEAGFDMVFRTWGDTRVARARLAWTAIGSLGEEDDWVIG, via the coding sequence ATGAAACGACTGCGCAGCCATACCATCGGCGTGGACAATGGCGATGTCATGCTGTTTTCCGAGTTCGAAGACGGCGGTTCGATGTGGACGGGTCATGGCCAGCGTGAGCGCCGCCGCCGGATCAATTTTTCCGAACCCTTCCGAGAGCCGCCGCATGTTCAGGTCACGATGTCGCTTTGGGACATCGACGCCAGCACCGTCACCCGCGCCGACATCTGCGCCGAGGCGGTGACCGAGGCGGGCTTTGACATGGTGTTCCGCACATGGGGCGACACCCGCGTCGCACGGGCGCGGCTGGCTTGGACGGCGATTGGATCACTGGGGGAGGAGGATGACTGGGTCATCGGCTAG
- the groL gene encoding chaperonin GroEL (60 kDa chaperone family; promotes refolding of misfolded polypeptides especially under stressful conditions; forms two stacked rings of heptamers to form a barrel-shaped 14mer; ends can be capped by GroES; misfolded proteins enter the barrel where they are refolded when GroES binds): MAAKDVKFDTDARNRMLKGVNILADAVKVTLGPKGRNVVLDKSFGAPRITKDGVSVAKEIELEDKFENMGAQMVKEVASRTNDEAGDGTTTATVLAQAIVREGMKSVAAGMNPMDLKRGIDLATAKVVDAIKAAARDVSDSDEVAQVGTISANGEREIGRQIADAMQKVGNEGVITVEENKGLETETDVVEGMQFDRGYLSPYFVTNSDKMTVELEDAIILLHEKKLSSLQPMVPLLEQVIQSQKPLLIIAEDVEGEALATLVVNKLRGGLKIAAVKAPGFGDRRKAMLQDLAILTGGQVISEDLGMKLESVTMDMLGSAKKVSITKDETTVVDGAGEKAEIEARVAQIRNQIEETTSDYDREKLQERVAKLAGGVAVIRVGGMTEVEVKERKDRVDDALNATRAAVQEGIVVGGGVALVQGAKKLEGLTGDNNDQNVGISIVRKALEAPLRQIAENAGVDGSVVAGKIRESDDLKFGFNAQTEEYGDMFSFGVIDPAKVVRTALQDAASIAGLLITTEAMVADKPAKEGAAPAGGMPDMGGMGGMM; this comes from the coding sequence ATGGCTGCTAAGGACGTCAAATTTGACACCGATGCCCGCAACCGGATGCTCAAGGGTGTGAACATCCTTGCCGATGCGGTGAAAGTCACACTCGGCCCCAAAGGCCGGAACGTGGTTCTGGACAAATCCTTCGGCGCGCCGCGCATCACCAAAGACGGTGTATCCGTGGCGAAGGAAATCGAACTGGAAGACAAGTTCGAGAACATGGGCGCGCAGATGGTCAAGGAAGTCGCTTCCCGGACCAACGACGAAGCCGGTGACGGCACCACCACCGCGACCGTTCTGGCCCAAGCCATCGTGCGCGAAGGCATGAAATCGGTTGCCGCTGGCATGAACCCGATGGACCTCAAGCGCGGCATCGATCTGGCGACTGCCAAGGTCGTCGACGCGATCAAAGCCGCCGCACGCGACGTGTCCGACAGCGACGAAGTCGCGCAGGTTGGCACCATCTCCGCCAACGGTGAGCGTGAAATCGGCCGCCAGATCGCGGACGCGATGCAGAAAGTCGGCAACGAAGGCGTGATCACCGTCGAAGAGAACAAAGGTCTGGAAACCGAGACCGATGTCGTCGAAGGCATGCAGTTCGACCGTGGCTACCTGAGCCCCTATTTCGTCACCAACTCCGACAAGATGACTGTCGAACTGGAAGACGCGATCATCCTGCTGCACGAGAAGAAACTGTCGAGCCTTCAGCCGATGGTGCCGCTACTCGAGCAGGTCATCCAGTCCCAGAAGCCGCTGCTGATCATCGCCGAAGACGTCGAGGGCGAAGCCCTGGCGACCCTCGTCGTGAACAAGCTGCGTGGTGGTCTGAAAATTGCTGCTGTGAAGGCACCGGGCTTCGGTGACCGTCGCAAAGCGATGCTGCAAGACCTCGCGATCCTGACCGGTGGTCAAGTGATCTCCGAAGACCTCGGCATGAAGCTCGAGTCCGTGACCATGGACATGCTGGGTTCGGCCAAGAAAGTGTCGATCACCAAAGACGAGACCACCGTCGTTGACGGCGCTGGCGAGAAGGCCGAGATCGAAGCCCGCGTGGCTCAGATCCGTAACCAGATCGAAGAGACCACCTCCGACTACGACCGTGAGAAGCTGCAAGAACGCGTTGCCAAACTGGCAGGCGGTGTTGCCGTGATCCGCGTTGGCGGCATGACCGAAGTCGAAGTGAAAGAGCGCAAGGACCGCGTCGATGACGCCCTGAACGCGACACGTGCCGCTGTTCAAGAAGGCATCGTCGTTGGCGGTGGTGTGGCTCTGGTTCAAGGCGCCAAGAAGCTGGAAGGCCTCACTGGCGACAACAACGACCAGAACGTCGGTATCTCCATCGTCCGCAAGGCGCTGGAAGCACCGCTGCGTCAGATCGCTGAGAACGCTGGTGTGGACGGTTCGGTTGTGGCCGGCAAAATCCGCGAAAGCGACGACCTGAAGTTCGGCTTCAACGCACAGACCGAAGAATATGGCGACATGTTCTCCTTCGGCGTCATCGACCCGGCGAAAGTGGTGCGCACCGCACTGCAAGATGCAGCTTCGATCGCAGGTCTGCTGATCACCACCGAAGCGATGGTTGCCGACAAGCCCGCCAAAGAGGGCGCAGCCCCCGCAGGCGGCATGCCCGACATGGGCGGCATGGGCGGCATGATGTAA
- the groES gene encoding co-chaperone GroES gives MALKPLHDRVLVKRTESEEKTAGGLIIPDSAKEKPSEGEVVAVGTGARKDNGELIEMAVAPGDKILFGKWSGTEVTVDGEEMLMMKESDIMGIIA, from the coding sequence ATGGCATTGAAACCGCTTCATGACCGTGTGCTGGTCAAGCGCACAGAAAGCGAAGAGAAAACCGCCGGCGGGCTGATCATCCCCGATTCCGCCAAGGAAAAGCCTTCCGAAGGTGAAGTCGTGGCTGTCGGCACCGGCGCCCGCAAAGACAACGGCGAGCTGATCGAAATGGCCGTCGCACCCGGCGACAAAATCCTGTTCGGCAAGTGGTCCGGCACAGAGGTCACCGTCGACGGCGAAGAAATGCTGATGATGAAAGAAAGCGACATCATGGGGATCATCGCGTAA
- a CDS encoding bifunctional riboflavin kinase/FAD synthetase, which produces MRIIRDYQFVDLPDRGATAAIGNFDGVHLGHRSVIELAQQAAPDAPLGVVTFEPHPREYFAPDAPPFRLMGREARAHRLEKIGVKRLYELAFNSTLAGLSPEAFARDVLHEGLGLAHVVVGADFCFGKGREGTAEDLVRFGVQYGFGVTIAPLMARDELTVSSTAIREALTRGAPREAAAMLGHWHRIDGPVISGEQRGRELGFPTANMSIDGLHPPAFGVYAVLADVLEGPHKGSYHGAASIGTRPMFGENKANIETYVFDFKGDLYGAPLSVGLVEHLRGEEKFDSLDALIAQMGQDCNRARTILAAL; this is translated from the coding sequence ATGCGGATCATCCGAGATTATCAATTCGTCGACCTGCCAGATCGCGGTGCCACCGCCGCGATCGGCAATTTCGATGGCGTGCACCTTGGCCACCGGTCGGTGATCGAACTGGCGCAGCAGGCGGCCCCCGACGCGCCGCTCGGCGTCGTCACCTTTGAGCCGCATCCCCGCGAATATTTCGCCCCCGACGCCCCGCCCTTTCGCCTGATGGGCCGCGAGGCCCGCGCGCATCGGCTGGAAAAGATCGGCGTCAAACGGCTCTATGAACTGGCCTTCAACAGCACGCTGGCGGGCCTCTCGCCCGAGGCCTTTGCCCGCGACGTGCTGCACGAAGGGCTGGGGCTGGCCCATGTGGTCGTCGGCGCTGACTTCTGCTTTGGCAAGGGCCGCGAAGGTACCGCTGAGGATCTGGTTCGCTTCGGCGTGCAATATGGCTTTGGCGTCACCATCGCCCCGCTGATGGCCCGCGATGAGCTGACCGTGTCGTCGACCGCCATCCGCGAAGCACTGACCCGCGGCGCGCCGCGTGAGGCCGCCGCCATGCTGGGCCATTGGCACCGCATCGACGGGCCGGTGATCTCGGGTGAGCAGCGTGGCCGCGAGTTGGGCTTTCCCACCGCGAATATGTCCATCGACGGTCTGCACCCGCCCGCCTTCGGCGTCTATGCCGTGCTGGCTGACGTGCTGGAGGGGCCGCATAAGGGCAGCTATCACGGGGCGGCCAGCATCGGCACCCGCCCGATGTTCGGTGAGAACAAAGCCAATATCGAGACCTATGTCTTTGACTTCAAAGGCGACCTTTATGGCGCGCCACTTTCGGTCGGGCTGGTCGAACATCTGCGGGGCGAAGAGAAGTTTGACAGCCTCGATGCGCTGATCGCCCAGATGGGGCAGGACTGCAACCGCGCCCGGACCATTCTGGCGGCGTTATGA
- a CDS encoding F0F1 ATP synthase subunit epsilon, giving the protein MADTMQFDLVSPERRLASMQVTAVQIPGTEGDMTAMADHAPTITTLRPGLLRVEGPEGTTEYVVTGGFAEIGGQGGVSVLAERAVARADMTQEQMDSMVAEAHAVYTRAKDNWENEPGPVDDAAKLLSDMVAVGDHIGLSSKQPNL; this is encoded by the coding sequence ATGGCAGACACAATGCAATTCGACCTCGTTTCGCCGGAACGGCGGCTGGCATCGATGCAGGTGACGGCCGTGCAGATTCCGGGCACCGAGGGCGACATGACGGCCATGGCCGATCATGCGCCCACCATCACCACCCTGCGTCCGGGCCTTCTGCGCGTGGAAGGGCCGGAGGGCACGACCGAATATGTCGTGACCGGCGGCTTCGCCGAAATCGGCGGGCAGGGCGGCGTGTCTGTGCTGGCGGAACGTGCCGTGGCGCGTGCCGACATGACGCAGGAGCAGATGGACAGCATGGTGGCAGAGGCGCATGCCGTCTACACCCGCGCCAAGGACAACTGGGAGAATGAGCCCGGCCCCGTGGATGACGCCGCCAAGCTGCTCTCCGATATGGTTGCCGTGGGTGATCACATCGGGTTGTCGAGCAAGCAGCCCAACCTGTAA
- a CDS encoding threonine aldolase family protein, whose translation MFFASDNAGPVHPKVMERVIAANTDFAMPYGKDPIMDEVRDQIRQQFEAPEAEVYLVATGTAANALALACYTQPWQTIFCSKVAHIEEDECNAPEFYAGAAKLTLVETEDKMTPEALRRAIVARVAGDVHTPQRGPVSITQVTERGGVHSLEELRALTAVAKEYDLPVHMDGARFANALVALGCTPAEMTWKSGVDVVSFGGTKNGCMGVEAVVFFDPKKAWEFELRRKRGAHLFSKHRYLSAQMAGYLADGTWLETAKAANANAAHLAQGLRAAGAEFLHEPAANMIFARFPRAIHRKLHETGARYYLWDGTLDGDEEEMVAARMVCDWSISREQIDQFLSHF comes from the coding sequence ATGTTTTTCGCCTCTGACAACGCCGGTCCCGTCCACCCCAAGGTGATGGAGCGCGTGATTGCCGCCAATACCGATTTCGCGATGCCCTACGGCAAAGACCCGATCATGGATGAGGTTCGCGACCAAATCAGGCAGCAGTTCGAGGCGCCAGAGGCGGAGGTCTACCTCGTTGCCACCGGCACCGCGGCCAATGCGCTGGCGCTGGCCTGCTACACCCAGCCGTGGCAGACGATCTTCTGTTCCAAGGTCGCGCATATCGAAGAGGATGAGTGCAACGCGCCCGAGTTCTACGCAGGTGCAGCCAAGCTGACGCTGGTGGAGACCGAGGACAAGATGACCCCCGAGGCCCTGCGCCGCGCCATCGTCGCGCGGGTGGCGGGCGACGTGCACACGCCGCAACGCGGTCCGGTGTCGATCACGCAAGTCACGGAACGCGGCGGGGTGCACAGCCTTGAAGAGCTGCGCGCGCTGACCGCGGTGGCCAAGGAGTACGACCTGCCCGTCCATATGGACGGCGCGCGTTTTGCCAATGCGCTGGTGGCCTTGGGCTGCACCCCGGCTGAGATGACGTGGAAATCGGGCGTCGATGTGGTGAGCTTTGGCGGCACCAAGAACGGCTGCATGGGTGTCGAAGCCGTGGTCTTCTTCGACCCAAAAAAGGCGTGGGAGTTCGAATTGCGCCGCAAACGCGGGGCGCATCTCTTCTCCAAACATCGGTATCTCTCGGCCCAGATGGCGGGCTACCTTGCAGATGGCACATGGTTGGAAACAGCCAAAGCGGCCAATGCCAATGCGGCCCATCTTGCCCAAGGGCTGCGCGCGGCGGGAGCGGAATTCCTGCATGAGCCTGCGGCGAACATGATCTTCGCCCGTTTCCCCCGCGCCATCCACCGCAAGCTGCATGAAACGGGCGCGCGCTATTATCTGTGGGACGGCACGCTCGACGGCGACGAAGAGGAGATGGTCGCGGCGCGCATGGTCTGCGACTGGTCGATCAGCCGTGAGCAGATCGACCAGTTCCTGAGCCACTTCTAA
- a CDS encoding sensor histidine kinase, giving the protein MARALTVFRTTAEELRRSNIELEKFAYIAAHDLRSPLRAVHELSLWVLEDEDNALSAESRSYLLMSQQRIDRLNRLLSDLLDYARAGQDQPAPEPVHLGRLVTEFARYIDTEGRFKITFTGAEQVVDAQLTPLQQILSNLISNAIKHHDRDHGTIHISAQRRQDHLVLTVRDDGPGIELRHQQKIFELFQTLKPRDEVEGSGLGLAIVSKLAAHQKGKVTLFSDPDKGRGATFVVELPLAPQAHQSLPVAAAA; this is encoded by the coding sequence ATGGCGCGCGCATTGACCGTCTTCCGCACCACGGCGGAGGAGCTGCGGCGCTCGAATATTGAACTGGAGAAATTCGCCTATATCGCTGCGCACGACCTGCGGTCGCCCCTCCGGGCGGTGCATGAATTGAGCCTTTGGGTGCTGGAGGATGAAGACAACGCGCTGAGCGCCGAAAGCCGAAGCTATTTGCTGATGTCTCAACAACGGATCGACCGGCTAAACCGTCTTTTGTCCGATCTTTTGGACTACGCTCGCGCAGGGCAGGACCAGCCTGCGCCGGAGCCTGTCCATCTTGGTCGCTTGGTGACGGAGTTCGCTCGCTACATCGATACCGAAGGCCGTTTCAAAATCACCTTTACCGGGGCGGAGCAGGTCGTCGACGCGCAGCTGACACCCTTGCAGCAGATTTTGAGCAATCTCATCTCGAATGCGATCAAACACCATGACCGGGATCATGGGACGATCCATATCAGTGCACAACGGCGACAGGACCACCTTGTCTTGACCGTCCGCGATGATGGGCCGGGTATAGAGCTTCGGCATCAGCAAAAGATATTTGAACTCTTTCAAACCCTTAAACCACGCGATGAGGTTGAGGGGAGCGGCTTGGGCCTCGCCATCGTAAGCAAGCTTGCGGCCCACCAAAAAGGCAAGGTCACGCTATTTTCCGACCCTGACAAAGGGCGCGGCGCGACCTTTGTGGTTGAGCTTCCGCTGGCACCACAAGCGCATCAATCCCTGCCCGTGGCGGCCGCAGCGTGA
- a CDS encoding DUF2161 domain-containing phosphodiesterase, with protein MNNPRETDLYPPIKAFLEDQGYVVKAEVGAADVVAVRGAEPPVVVELKLGFSLTLFHQCLARLKVADDVYLAVARQPGKRFAKAVKDNVTLARRLGLGLITVRLSDGLVEVHCDPGPYAPRKNAKRAALLLREFARRQGDPNDGGQTRAGLVTAYRQDALKLAVYLFEAGARKGADVARATGVSAATRMMRDDHYGWFEKVDKGIYGLTPKGAEAVATAGRILGAE; from the coding sequence ATGAACAATCCGCGCGAAACTGATCTTTACCCGCCGATCAAAGCCTTCCTTGAGGATCAGGGCTATGTGGTGAAGGCCGAGGTCGGCGCGGCGGATGTGGTGGCCGTGCGCGGGGCAGAGCCGCCGGTGGTGGTCGAGTTGAAGCTCGGCTTTTCGCTGACGCTGTTCCACCAATGTCTGGCGCGGCTGAAAGTGGCGGATGATGTTTACCTTGCTGTGGCGCGCCAACCGGGCAAGCGCTTTGCCAAGGCGGTGAAGGACAACGTCACGCTGGCCCGGCGGCTGGGGCTGGGGCTGATCACCGTGCGGCTGTCGGATGGGCTGGTCGAGGTGCATTGCGATCCCGGCCCCTATGCGCCGCGCAAGAATGCCAAACGGGCAGCGCTGCTCTTGCGCGAGTTTGCCCGGCGACAGGGCGATCCGAACGACGGTGGCCAGACCCGCGCGGGGCTGGTGACGGCCTACCGTCAGGATGCGCTGAAGCTCGCGGTCTACCTGTTCGAAGCGGGCGCAAGAAAAGGCGCGGATGTGGCCCGCGCGACCGGCGTCTCGGCGGCGACCCGCATGATGCGGGACGATCACTATGGTTGGTTTGAAAAGGTCGACAAAGGCATATACGGGCTGACCCCAAAGGGGGCCGAGGCTGTCGCGACTGCGGGGCGTATTTTAGGGGCCGAATAA
- a CDS encoding YcgN family cysteine cluster protein, whose translation MSDPIPRKGLTPKFWEKKPLTEMSQTEWEALCDGCGKCCLNKLEDEDSGEVALTRVACRLLDDSSCRCVHYENRHEFVPDCIVLRPDNLDTHAYWMPQTCAYRLLWEGKPLPEWHPLKTGTPDSVHDAGVSVQFDTVSEFDTPFEEWEDHIIEEPT comes from the coding sequence ATGAGCGATCCGATCCCCCGCAAGGGCCTGACCCCGAAGTTCTGGGAGAAGAAACCCCTGACGGAGATGTCCCAGACCGAATGGGAAGCGCTCTGCGACGGTTGCGGCAAATGCTGCCTCAACAAGCTCGAAGACGAAGACAGCGGCGAAGTGGCCCTGACCCGCGTCGCCTGCCGCCTGCTTGACGACAGCAGCTGCCGCTGCGTCCATTACGAGAACCGGCATGAATTCGTGCCCGACTGCATCGTGCTGCGCCCCGACAACCTTGATACCCACGCCTATTGGATGCCCCAGACCTGCGCTTACCGCCTGCTCTGGGAGGGCAAGCCCCTGCCCGAGTGGCACCCACTCAAGACCGGCACGCCGGACAGCGTGCATGACGCCGGGGTCAGCGTGCAATTTGATACCGTGTCCGAATTTGATACCCCGTTCGAAGAATGGGAAGACCATATTATCGAGGAGCCCACCTGA